One window of the Triticum dicoccoides isolate Atlit2015 ecotype Zavitan chromosome 3B, WEW_v2.0, whole genome shotgun sequence genome contains the following:
- the LOC119275423 gene encoding developmental and secondary metabolism regulator VEL1-like: MVQEPSSSSNHHLQQQLAKYGGGNGNGNGNGAATGVARASRKNKPKKIPQRGLGVAQLEKLRIEEQKKMGGGPSAATPSSHALNGGALCHLPAPTLHHHPPPPPPPLSALSRPAAADHCGFPPALWSPADPAKHPYKRNLCPQPPLPMVSTGLSLTAPSSHPPEPPSNQMYSTRRRSSAAAPAPTEDERETAGVDRSWPFMFEGMTPFTTTSKAFPPPPLPPFAVRTASDSGLADVTPDLSRYEFRATNYFSSASAYPSCSDWTPEFGHCKDTGRSRDAGLLTLSSRPPQLMRQPHVVPSMNIPEYGDFSASAMPSQLGSVSASPSSSALPFYNFLPIGPVDRERAPSERKADVSDGEIDLELKLWKG, from the exons ATGGTGCAGgagccgagcagcagcagcaaccaccaCCTGCAGCAGCAGCTGGCCAAGTACGGCGGCGGGAACGGCAACGGCAACGGCAACGGCGCGGCCACCGGCGTGGCGCGGGCGTCGAGGAAGAACAAGCCCAAGAAGATCCCGCAGCGCGGCCTCGGCGTGGCGCAGCTCGAGAAGCTCCGCATCGAGGAGCAGAAGAAGATGGGGGGAGGGCCGTCCGCGGCCACGCCGTCGTCGCACGCGCTCAACGGCGGCGCCCTCTGCCACCTCCCCGCGCCCACGCTGCAccatcacccgccgccgccgccgcccccgctgaGCGCCCTCTCGAGGCCGGCCGCCGCGGACCACTGCGGCTTCCCGCCGGCGCTCTGGAGCCCGGCGGATCCGGCGAAGCACCCGTACAAGAGAAACCTCTGCCCGCAACCTCCACTCCCAATG GTGAGCACGGGCCTGTCCCTGACGGCGCCGTCGAGCCACCCACCGGAGCCCCCTTCAAACCAAATGTACAGCACCAGGAGGAGGAGCagcgcggcggcgccggcgccgaCGGAGGACGAGAGG GAAACGGCCGGCGTGGATAGGTCCTGGCCCTTCATGTTCGAGGGGATGACCCCATTCACGACGACGAGCAAAGCCTTCCCCCCTCCTCCGTTGCCGCCGTTCGCCGTCAGGACGGCGAGCGATTCCGGGCTGGCCGATGTTACTCCTGACCTGAGCAGATACGAGTTCAGAGCGACCAATTATTTCAG CAGTGCAAGTGCGTACCCAAGTTGTTCAGACTGGACGCCAGAGTTCGGTCACTGCAAGGACACCGGCCGAAGCAGAGACGCTGGCTTGCTCACCCTGAGCTCGCGGCCTCCACAACTCATGAGGCAGCCTCATGTGGTGCCATCAATGAACATCCCGGAGTACGGCGACTTCAGTGCCAGCGCCATGCCATCCCAG CTCGGGAGCGTTTCCGCTTCGCCGTCATCGTCGGCCCTGCCATTCTACAACTTCCTCCCGATCGGCCCGGTCGACCGTGAGAGGGCCCCGAGCGAGCGGAAGGCCGACGTGTCGGATGGGGAAATCGACTTGGAGCTCAAGCTGTGGAAGGGCTGA
- the LOC119275422 gene encoding sodium/calcium exchanger NCL1-like: MAIRRQRRAFPLVPFLVSLLAVAAYGRLISDGMPATPSSSVLASPLSSAVLRLNSSSPATAAAEECEQTYGFLPCTTTVFGNMFLVLTYGFLMFKAATFLSAGSELLLEIMGPGLVGGLLLPILGALPDALLVLVSGLSGTKETAQSQVLIGMGLLAGSTVFLLTLLWGTCVVVGKCDVGENGVAIDSTDTKGFSLTGSGITTDVQTSYAARIMAISVIPFVIAQFPKMLKTHHGERLAILLALIASFSLVLGYCLYQVFQPWVQKRKLAYAKHKHVISGILQHAQKQALGRLLNDDGSPNENVIRKLFHKIDNDDSRNLSRAELHALIIGINFEEIDFDKNDAVDKIMDDFDTSGNDTVEEDEFVAGMKIWLHEAKQKVEASGAYSNKFVNDYHARTREDHDQLVDRSDEAVESVENPGWCIAKAVGYLLLGATICAAFADPLVDAVHNFSNATHIPSFFVSFIGLPLATNSSEAVSAIIFASRKKQRTCSLTFSEVYGGVTMNNTLCLGVFLALIYFRELTWDFSSEVLVILLVCVIMGLFTSFRTSFPLWTCLVAYLLYPLTLAVVYVLDFVFGWS, translated from the exons ATGGCGATTCGCCGGCAGCGCCGCGCCTTCCCGCTCGTCCCCTTCCTCGTCTccctcctcgccgtcgccgcctaTGGCCGCCTCATCTCCGACGGCATGccggccaccccgtcctcctccgtCCTCGCGTCCCCGCTGTCCTCGGCCGTGCTCCGCCTCaactcctcctcgccggccaccgccgccgccgaggagTGCGAGCAGACGTACGGCTTCCTCCCGTGCACCACCACCGTGTTCGGGAACATGTTCCTGGTGCTCACCTACGGGTTCCTCATGTTCAAGGCGGCCACGTTCCTGTCAGCCGGCAGTGAGCTGCTGCTGGAGATCATGGGGCccggcctcgtcggcggcctcctcctccccataCTCGGcgccctccccgacgcgctcctcgTGCTCG TATCTGGTCTCTCTGGGACTAAAGAGACTGCACAAAGTCAGGTCCTCATCGGAATGGGGCTGCTTGCTGGTTCGACCGTCTTTCTTCTCACCCTGCTTTGGGGAACTTGTGTTGTTGTTGGCAAGTGTGATGTTGGGGAAAATGGTGTTGCTATTGATTCAACTGACACTAAGGGCTTCAGCTTGACTG GCTCTGGCATTACAACTGATGTGCAAACTAGCTACGCAGCACGAATCATGGCCATatctgttattccctttgtcattgctcAGTTCCCGAAAATGTTGAAGACTCACCATGGGGAGCGCCTAGCCATCTTACTGGCCCTAATCGCTTCATTCTCACTTGTACTCGGCTACTGCCTGTATCAG GTTTTCCAGCCTTGGGTTCAGAAGAGGAAGCTCGCATATGCAAAGCACAAGCATGTGATCTCTGGGATCCTACAGCATGCCCAAAAGCAAGCACTGGGCCGGCTACTTAACGATGACGGCTCACCTAATGAAAACGTCATAAGAAA GTTGTTCCACAAGATTGACAATGATGACAGCCGTAACCTGTCACGAGCAGAGCTACATGCGCTTATTATCGGGATCAACTTTGAGGAGATTGACTTTGACAAGAATGATGCTGTCGATAAGATCATGGACGACTTTGATACTTCAGGCAATGACACTGTGGAGGAGGATGAGTTTGTCGCGGGAATGAAAATATGGCTTCATGAGGCGAAGCAAAAAGTGGAGGCTAGTGGTGCCTACTCTAATAAGTTTGTCAACGACTACCATGCT AGAACTAGGGAGGATCATGACCAGTTGGTCGACAGATCTGACGAGGCAGTGGAGAGCGTCGAGAACCCTGGCTGGTGCATTGCCAAGGCCGTGGGGTACCTGCTTCTCGGCGCTACCATTTGTGCCGCATTTGCAGACCCGCTTGTTGATGCTGTCCACAACTTCTCTAACGCCACACACATCCCGTCCTTCTTTGTCTCGTTCATCGGCCTCCCGCTGGCAACCAATTCCAGCGAGGCCGTCTCGGCCATCATCTTCgccagcaggaagaagcagaggacTTGCTCCCTCACTTTCTCAGAG GTATACGGCGGCGTGACCATGAACAACACACTGTGCCTGGGCGTGTTCTTGGCGCTCATCTACTTCAGGGAGCTGACGTGGGACTTCTcctcggaggtgctcgtcatcctgCTCGTCTGTGTCATCATGGGACTCTTCACAAGCTTCCGGACCAGCTTCCCGCTCTGGACCTGCCTGGTGGCCTACCTGCTGTACCCTCTGACCCTCGCCGTCGTCTACGTTCTCGACTTCGTCTTCGGCTGGTCATAG